The region GGTTCATGCCCTGGACGCCGGAAAACTACCGTTACCTCTACGGGCTGACGGAGACTCCCCCGACCCCCGAGGAATATGCCTGGAACACGCGCTTCCGCAATGTTACGGTGCTGTTCGGGGACGCGGGCGCCGCGGTGGTGATCCAGGCCGGGGAGGGCGGGGACCGGGGCGTCATCGACTCGGTCCTCTACACCGACGGGACGGATTTCGACCGGATCTACGTCCCCGGCGCCGGTTTCCGGCACCGCCCCTACGTCGACGCCGGGCAGATCGCCCGCGGCGAGCATATCCCGGTGATGAAGGGGACCTATGTTTTCCGCAACGCGGCCAACTCCATGACGAGGGTGGCCGGGGAGGTCCTGGAGCGGAACCGGCTGACGACCGATGACGTCTCCCTGGTGCTGATGCACCAGGCGAACCTGCGCATCAACGAACGGGTTCAGAAGATGCTGGGCCTTCCCGACGGGAAGGTCCTCCACAACATTCAGAGGTACGGGAACACGACGGCGGCGACGATCCCGCTCTTGTGGGACGAAGCCGCGCGCTCCGGCCGGATCCGGCCCGGGGACCTGGTCCTCATGGTGGCGTTCGGTGCGGGAATGAACTGGGGCGCGCTCCTGTTGAGGGCGTGAGGCCCGGGCGCGGGGAGGTAATGGGCTTGACATGACCGGACCGCTTAGATACTTATCTCAACCCTAACCATTGATCATTTGAGGCCTCCTGAACTATGAGCAAAGGACTGGACAGAGAGACGCTGGACATGACGCTGGAAGCGCTGAGGGATTTCACCGCCGCGCGCCTGCCGGAGAAGAAGATCCTGGAACTGGACGCCACCGAGGAGTTCCCGATCGACATCGTGAGGGACATGTGCGGCGCCGAGCTGGGAATCCAGCTCCTGTTCATCCCCGAGGAGTTCGAGGGGATGGGGGGGGGCGCCTTCGATGTCTACCGGGTGTGCGAGGAACTGGCGCGCGTCGACCTGGGGCTGGCCACCGGGGTGCTGGCGACCTTCCTGGGCAGCGACCCGATCATCTTCGGCGGGACCCACGAGCAGAAGAAACGCTGGATGACGCGCATCGCGCTGGAGGGCCTGCTGATGGCCTACGGCGCGACCGAACCGGAAGCCGGGAGCGACCTGGCCGCCCTGAGGACGGTGGCGGAGCCGGTGGTGGAGGACGGGACCGTCAAGGGGTACCGGATCACCGGGAACAAACAGTGGATCAGCAACGGGGGGTACGCCGATCTCTATTCCGTCCTGGCCAGGGCGCCGGGGGGGGCCAGCTGGTTCATCGTGGAGAAGGACACCCCGGGGCTGGGGCACGGCAAGCCGGAGGACAAGCACGGGATCCGCGCCAGCAACACGGCCACGGTTTCCCTGGAGGACGTCTACGTCGACGCCGACCGCCTCGTCGGCGGCGTGGAGGGGCAGGGGCTCATCCAGGCGCAGCTGGTGTTCGGCTACACCCGGCTGATGGTCGCCGCCTTCGGGCTCGGCGCCGGCTGGGCCGCGCTGGACCGCGCCATTCCCTATTCGGTCGGCCGGATCCAGGGGGGGGCGCCCCTGTCCGAGAAGCAGGGGTATACCCACAAGCTCATCGTCCCCCACGCCGTGATGCTCGAGGCCGCCCGCGCCTACATCGAGGAGACGGCCGAACGGATCGACACCGAGGACAGCAACCTGAACACCGAGGGGGCGATCGCCAAATACCTGGCCACCGAGGCGGGGAACCTGGCGGCCGACGCGGCCATCCAGGCGCTCGGGGGATACGGCTACACGCGCGAATACATGGTGGAGAAGTACAAGCGGGACGCACGGATCACGAGGATCTACGAGGGCACCAGCGAGATCATGGAAATGACCATCTGCCGCGACCGCTGGCAGTCGCATCTGAAGACGCACGGCCGTTTCTACCACGACATGGCGCTCGAGATGGAACAGCTGCACGGCAGGCAGGGGCAGGTGGGCGCGGGGACCGCCGCCCTCTGCCTGCACGCGCTGGCGGAGCTGCTCGAGGTGGCCCGCAAACAGCGGCTGACGCGCCACCAGCACGTGCTCTTCCGGCTGGGCGAAATCATCGCCTGGGTGGAAGGGGCCGCCAGTCTCGCCCGCCGGGCGGTGCGGGCGGCGGACGGAACCCTGAGCGAAAAGGCCCATGGCCGCTTCAACGCCGATGCCCTGGCCGCCTTCGGCCGCATCTTCGCGCGCGACGCGGCGATGAAGCTGGCGGGCGAAGGGATGCGGTGGATCGGGTCGCTGATCCCCGAGGCGGAATCGGTCCAGCTTGAAAAACAGATCCTGATTCCGCAGATTTACCGGGCGCAGGCGGGGTTGCTGCCGGATATGGACCTCGCGGCCGACATCCTGTACGAGCGGCAGCCGGGGTAACCCCGGGGATCTTCGGGGGGGCGGCGGTGCCGCCCCCGGACCGGCCGGAGGCCATGGGCCCCGGCGGCGGGAATTGGGGAATTGTCTGGAGGTTCTGGAAGAATGAAAGCATCTGCAGCGGAAAAGGCGGTAGCCATTGTCGGCGTGGGGGCGGTGTTGCCCGACGCGCCCAATGCGCCCAGGTTCTGGCAAAATGTCCGGGACGGCGTCTACAGCATCACGGAAGTGGAGAAGGATCGCTGGGACTCCGCCCTGTACTACGACGCGGACCCGAAGGCCCCGGACAAGACCTATACGAAGATCGGCGGGTGGGTCCGGGAGTGGGAATGGGATCCGCTCAAATGGAAACTCCCCATTCCGCCGCGCGTCAGCCAGGCGATGGACCTGACCCAGAAATGGGGCGTGGTCACCGCGCGGGAGGCGCTGCTCGATTACGGGTATCCCTCGCGCCCCCTGAACACGGAGCGCACGGCCGTCATTTACGGCAACGCCATGGGGGGGGACACCCACCTCTATTCGGCCGCCCGGATCTTCTTCCCGGAATTCGCGGAGGAACTGGCCCGTTCGGCCGGTTTTTCCTCCCTGCCGGCCGGGGTGCGCAAGTCGATCCTCGAGCAGATGTACGAGGGGGTCGGCGGGAAAATGCCCCCGATCACCGAAGACACCATGCCGGGAGAGCTCTCCAACATCCTGGCGGGCCGCATCGCGGCGCTCTACGATCTCAAGGGCCCGAACTATGTGGCCGACGCCGCCTGCGCTTCCGCCATGGCGGCGATCACGGCGGCGATCTCGGGGCTGAACGACCACGACTACGACGCCGTGCTGACCGGCGGCATCGACGCCAACATGAGCCCCTCCACCTTCGTGAAGTTCTGCAAGATCGGAGCGCTCTCCGCCACGGGGTCGCGCCCGTACGCGGAAGGAGCCGACGGCTTCGTCATGGGCGAGGGGGGGGTGACGCTGCTCATGAAGCGGCTGGCCGACGCCGAGCGCGACGGCGACCGGATTTACGCCGTGGTGCGCTCCATGGGCGCCTCGAGCGACGGAAAGGGGAAGGGGATCACGGCTCCCAACCCGGCCGGCCAGAAGCTGTGCGTGCGCCGCGCCTGGGATAGCGCGGGTCTCCGGCCCGTCCCCGGGGACCTGATCGAGGGGCACGGGACCAGCACGAGCGTGGGGGATGCCGCCGAACTGGAGTCGCTGGTGGACATCCTGAACGAATTCGGCCTGGCGCGCGGCGCCCTGGCCCTCGGTTCGGTCAAATCCAACATCGGCCACCTCAAGGGGGGGGCCGGCGCCGCCGGTATCCTGAAGGCCGTGTTCTGTTTGAAGGAAAAACAGATCGCCCCCAGCCTGAACTTCGACCGCCCCAACCCGCACATCGATTTCGACAGGGCCCCGTTTCGGGTCAACACCGCGCTCAGGGCGTGGGAAGCGGCCCCGGGGCAGGTGCGGCGCGCGGGCGTCAGCGCCTTCGGTTTCGGGGGAACCAACTTCCACATGGTCCTGGAGGAATACGTCCCGGGCCGGATCGCGGGCGAGGCGAAGCCCCGGGTCGCGGTCCCCGGCAATTACGGGGAACCGGGCGCGGGGACCAGCCTGAAGACGCCGCTGCGGGGGGCGCTGGTCCTGGGGGCGCAATCGGAGGCGGCGCTCGTGGGGCGCGCCGAGAGCGCGTGCAGGGAGGCGGCCGCGGGGCGGGCGCCGGAGCCTGCGCCCCCGATGGACCGCGACCTGCGGGCCCCCTTCCGCCTGGTGGTCGATTACGGCGACGCCGCGGAGCTCGCCGACAAGCTCGGGCGGGCGCTCAAGGCGTTCGGGGAAAACCAGCCCGCGCGATGGAAGGCGCTGCGGCCCAAGGGGATCTATTACGGGAAAGGGCCGGCGCCCAAGGTCGCTTTCCTGTTCACGGGGCAGGGGTCCCAGTACGTCAACATGCTGCGGACTCTCCGGGAAACCGAGCCGATCGTTACGGAGGTGTTCGCGGAGGCCGACCGCACGATGACGCCGCTGCTCGGCCGCAGCCTTACGAGCTGCATCTACCTCGACGAATCGGACGAGGCGGCGGTGCGGGAGGCGGAAAACGGCCTCAAGCAGACGGCGATCACCCAGCCGGCGGTGCTGGCCGCGGAGACGGCCCTGGCACGGCTGATCGGCGCCTACGGGATCGCTCCCGACATGGTCATGGGGCACAGCCTCGGGGAGTACGGCGCGCTGGTGGCGGCCGGGGCCATCACCTTCGAAAACGCGCTCCGGGCCGTCAGCGCGCGCGGCAACGAGATGACCAAGTGCGCCATGGAGGACAACGGCCTGATGGCGGCCGCCTTCGGCCCGATCGACGAAATCCAGAAGATCCTCGGGACGGTCGACGACTACGTCGTCATCGCCAACATCAACAGCACCAAGGAGGCCGTCATCGGGGGCAGCACCACCGGGGTCGAAAAGGCGGTGGAGGCGCTCAAGCAGGCGGGCTACGTCGCCCGCGTACTGCAGGTGAGCCACGCCTTCCACACCCGGATCGTCGCCCCGGCGGGCGAGAGCCTGTCGCGGATCCTGGGGACGATGAACATCCAGCCCCCGGTCACCCCCATCGTCACCAACGTGACGGGCGAATTCTACCCCATGGGGCCGGG is a window of Acidobacteriota bacterium DNA encoding:
- a CDS encoding ketoacyl-ACP synthase III, with product MVRSVIAGSGVSIPPNRVTNDMLSRIMDAGDDWIRDRSGVETRYYVDEGTATSDLGAAAARQALENSGVGPEDLDLVIFATMTPDHFFPGCGGMLQSKLGIPPVPCFDIRQQCAGFLYGMQLADAHIRSGMAKTVLLVGAETHTGFMPWTPENYRYLYGLTETPPTPEEYAWNTRFRNVTVLFGDAGAAVVIQAGEGGDRGVIDSVLYTDGTDFDRIYVPGAGFRHRPYVDAGQIARGEHIPVMKGTYVFRNAANSMTRVAGEVLERNRLTTDDVSLVLMHQANLRINERVQKMLGLPDGKVLHNIQRYGNTTAATIPLLWDEAARSGRIRPGDLVLMVAFGAGMNWGALLLRA
- a CDS encoding acyl-CoA dehydrogenase, encoding MSKGLDRETLDMTLEALRDFTAARLPEKKILELDATEEFPIDIVRDMCGAELGIQLLFIPEEFEGMGGGAFDVYRVCEELARVDLGLATGVLATFLGSDPIIFGGTHEQKKRWMTRIALEGLLMAYGATEPEAGSDLAALRTVAEPVVEDGTVKGYRITGNKQWISNGGYADLYSVLARAPGGASWFIVEKDTPGLGHGKPEDKHGIRASNTATVSLEDVYVDADRLVGGVEGQGLIQAQLVFGYTRLMVAAFGLGAGWAALDRAIPYSVGRIQGGAPLSEKQGYTHKLIVPHAVMLEAARAYIEETAERIDTEDSNLNTEGAIAKYLATEAGNLAADAAIQALGGYGYTREYMVEKYKRDARITRIYEGTSEIMEMTICRDRWQSHLKTHGRFYHDMALEMEQLHGRQGQVGAGTAALCLHALAELLEVARKQRLTRHQHVLFRLGEIIAWVEGAASLARRAVRAADGTLSEKAHGRFNADALAAFGRIFARDAAMKLAGEGMRWIGSLIPEAESVQLEKQILIPQIYRAQAGLLPDMDLAADILYERQPG